Proteins encoded by one window of Xenopus tropicalis strain Nigerian chromosome 6, UCB_Xtro_10.0, whole genome shotgun sequence:
- the evx1 gene encoding homeobox even-skipped homolog protein 1 isoform X1, with the protein MNISARTFLIICVHVAHQYHKPLAPASPFILKVADVAIYPAAINEWRQCESNDDCTIRDDSLERRGQWCSLPEPVAHRAAEAQQGHPLSAHLHSLAMEGRKEMLVFLEGGQLGSLVGKRMAHLSDAVGSPMPEPQDKLVPRSCLSPRAGPIAPRDRPEGSDVEATQANGQQGSRSPALRISSPHPPALSDSLSAKGQHSSSDTESDFYEEIEVSCTPECNSAASDYQQQQQQHSAGQCSEPMGGSPINGSDSSKGGVGPHGSLSSCAGDQMRRYRTAFTREQIARLEKEFYRENYVSRPRRCELAAALNLPETTIKVWFQNRRMKDKRQRLAMTWPHPADPAFYTYMMSHAAATGNLPYPFPSHLPLPYYSHMGISAGSTTAATPFSAPLRPLDTFRVLSHPYPRPELLCAFRHPSIYASPAHGLGASGSPCTCLACHSTSSNGLGQRAAASDFTCSSTSRSDSFLTFTPSILSKSSSVSLDQREEVPLTR; encoded by the exons ATGAATATCTCTGCTCGCACTTTCCTCATCATCTGTGTTCATGTGGCGCATCAGTACCATAAACCATTAGCTCCGGCTTCTCCTTTCATCTTGAAGGTGGCGGACGTTGCTATTTATCCAGCAGCGATCAATGAGTGGCGTCAGTGCGAGAGTAATGACGATTGCACCATTAGGGATGACAGCTTAGAAAGAAGAGGGCAATGGTGTTCCCTCCCAGAGCCAGTAGCGCACAGAGCAGCGGAGGCGCAGCAGGGTCACCCTCTCTCTGCTCATCTGCACTCACTCGccatggaaggcaggaaggagaTGCTCGTGTTTTTGGAGGGAGGGCAGCTTGGCAGTCTAGTTGGCAAGAGAATGGCTCATTTGTCGGACGCAGTGGGAAGCCCCATGCCGGAGCCGCAGGACAAGCTGGTTCCTAGGAGCTGCCTGAGCCCCAGGGCTGGCCCCATAGCGCCCAGAGACAGACCGGAGGGGAGCGATGTAGAAGCGACACAGGCGAACGGCCAGCAAGGGAGCAGGTCCCCGGCGCTACGGATCTCCTCTCCGCACCCACCGGCGCTCTCTGACTCCCTGTCCGCCAAGGGGCAGCACAGCAGCTCGGACACCGAGTCAGACTTTTACGAGGAAATCGAAGTGAGTTGCACCCCGGAATGTAACTCCGCCGCCTCCGActatcagcagcagcagcagcagcacagtgCAG GTCAGTGCTCAGAGCCCATGGGAGGCAGTCCTATCAATGGCAGCGATTCATCCAAGGGAGGTGTCGGACCCCACGGTTCCCTCTCCTCCTGTGCCGGGGACCAGATGCGCAGATACCGGACAGCCTTCACCCGGGAGCAGATCGCACGACTGGAGAAGGAATTTTACCGGGAAAACTATGTGTCCAGGCCCAGGAGGTGTGAACTGGCTGCGGCCCTCAACCTGCCTGAGACCACTATCAAG GTGTGGTTCCAAAATCGGCGGATGAAGGATAAGCGACAGCGACTTGCAATGACCTGGCCGCACCCCGCAGACCCAGCTTTCTATACCTATATGATGAGCCACGCAGCAGCCACTGGCAACCtaccttatcctttcccttctcacCTACCTCTTCCTTACTACTCTCATATGGGCATCAGCGCTGGTTCAACTACAGCTGCCACCCCCTTCAGCGCCCCCTTGAGGCCACTGGATACATTCAGAGTTCTGTCCCATCCTTACCCCAGACCAGAATTGCTCTGTGCGTTCCGCCACCCTTCCATTTACGCCTCCCCCGCACACGGACTAGGGGCTAGCGGCAGCCCCTGCACTTGCCTGGCTTGCCATAGTACCTCATCCAATGGCTTGGGCCAGAGAGCTGCAGCATCTGACTTTACCTGCTCCTCCACCTCCAGATCAGACTCCTTCCTCACCTTCACTCCCTCCATCCTCAGCAAGTCATCCTCTGTCTCGTTGGACCAGAGAGAAGAGGTGCCTTTAACCAGATGA
- the evx1 gene encoding homeobox even-skipped homolog protein 1 isoform X2, with protein MGGSPINGSDSSKGGVGPHGSLSSCAGDQMRRYRTAFTREQIARLEKEFYRENYVSRPRRCELAAALNLPETTIKVWFQNRRMKDKRQRLAMTWPHPADPAFYTYMMSHAAATGNLPYPFPSHLPLPYYSHMGISAGSTTAATPFSAPLRPLDTFRVLSHPYPRPELLCAFRHPSIYASPAHGLGASGSPCTCLACHSTSSNGLGQRAAASDFTCSSTSRSDSFLTFTPSILSKSSSVSLDQREEVPLTR; from the exons ATGGGAGGCAGTCCTATCAATGGCAGCGATTCATCCAAGGGAGGTGTCGGACCCCACGGTTCCCTCTCCTCCTGTGCCGGGGACCAGATGCGCAGATACCGGACAGCCTTCACCCGGGAGCAGATCGCACGACTGGAGAAGGAATTTTACCGGGAAAACTATGTGTCCAGGCCCAGGAGGTGTGAACTGGCTGCGGCCCTCAACCTGCCTGAGACCACTATCAAG GTGTGGTTCCAAAATCGGCGGATGAAGGATAAGCGACAGCGACTTGCAATGACCTGGCCGCACCCCGCAGACCCAGCTTTCTATACCTATATGATGAGCCACGCAGCAGCCACTGGCAACCtaccttatcctttcccttctcacCTACCTCTTCCTTACTACTCTCATATGGGCATCAGCGCTGGTTCAACTACAGCTGCCACCCCCTTCAGCGCCCCCTTGAGGCCACTGGATACATTCAGAGTTCTGTCCCATCCTTACCCCAGACCAGAATTGCTCTGTGCGTTCCGCCACCCTTCCATTTACGCCTCCCCCGCACACGGACTAGGGGCTAGCGGCAGCCCCTGCACTTGCCTGGCTTGCCATAGTACCTCATCCAATGGCTTGGGCCAGAGAGCTGCAGCATCTGACTTTACCTGCTCCTCCACCTCCAGATCAGACTCCTTCCTCACCTTCACTCCCTCCATCCTCAGCAAGTCATCCTCTGTCTCGTTGGACCAGAGAGAAGAGGTGCCTTTAACCAGATGA